The Micromonospora violae DNA segment GGTGGTTGGGGTGGTTCGAGCCGGCGATGACGAGGGTCCCTTTCGGCCCGAACTGGGCTCGATTGGGTTGGCCCAGGAGGCGTAGGACGGGGTGAAGCAGTTCGCGGGCAGCCGGCGAAAACGCCCTGCCGGTGCCCAACCGGCACCGGCGCCGGCTGGCCGGAGGGCATCCGGTTCCTGGTCCGCTGAGAACGCCCGCACCCCGGCGCCCAACTGTCCTCGACACCATCGAAGGCTGGCGGCATCAGGTCGTCGCCACCGACACCCCACCCGGCGGCGGCAGCATCCAGCACCTGGAGGCCCGACACCGCGCGCACGCCCGCGTCGAAGACCGCATCCGCACCGGCAAGAACACCGGCTTCGGCCGGTTCCCGTCCCGGGTGTTCGCTATCAACCAGGCCTGGCTGCAACTCGCCCTGACCGGTATCGACCTGCTCGCCTGGACCCAGAACCTGCTCCTGGACGGCGAGTTGGCCACAGCCGAGCCCAAGAAGCTGCGTTACCGGCTCCTGCACGTCGCAGCCCGAATCACCCGCACCGCCCGCCGGACACGACTCGCCATCGCCGCCAACTGGCCCTGGACCGACGCCCTGACCAGCGCATTCAACAAGCTCGCCGCACTACCCCGACCCACCGGCTGACTTCGAGACCCACGCCCCAACCAGCAACACGGAGGAACCCGGCCCCGCGCCGGGCCCTCAGCATGCCAACAAAGCGGCAACAGAAACGCAACCAACTTCATCGAACAGCAGCTATGGATTCCCACTCGAGTGAAAGACCGAGGCTAATCCTCGAAGGAGACCTGCGCGCCGCCGCTGGGCTATATCCTCCGGGGCCTGGCACTGGATTTCCTGCCCGACGAAAGTCGCGAGGAGTTGGGGCACCTTGCCTGCGGCCGAGCGGGGGCGCAGGTGGTGAGCGCCACGGATGCGGCCGGCGGGGACCGGGGCGCACCAGCGATTCAAAGCCCGCCGTCGGCTGTCACCGCAGGCGGGTGACCGTCTTGTGCTCGACGTAGCCGGTCAGGCCGACCTTGCCGTACTCGCGACCGAGGCCGCTGGCCTTGTAACCGCCGAACGGGCCGTCGAAGCTGATCGGCGAGCCGTTCACTGTGACGGTGCCAGTACGCAGCCGGCGGGCTATGTCCAGGGCCCGCTCGGGGCTCGTAGTCCAGATTCCACCGGAGAGACCGTAGTCGGAGTCGTTGGCGATCCGCACTGCCTCGTCCTCGTCGTCATAGGCGATCACAGCCAGGACCGGGCCGAAAATCTCCTCCTGCGCGATGCGCATGCTGTTCTTGACATCGGCGAAGACGGTCGGGGTGACGTAGTTGCCCTGCTCCAGGCCCTGGGGCACCTCGGGGCCACCGGTCACCAGGCGGGCGCCTTCCGCGATACCCAGCTTGATGTAGTCGATCACGCGTTGCTGCTGGTCCGGCCGGATCATCGGGCCGACGAAGGTGTCCGGCTCGGACGGATCTCCGACCTTCAGCGACTCCACCATCTCCTTGAGCGCCGCGACGACCTCGTCATAGCGGCTACGCGGAGCCAGGATCCGGGTCTGCAGGATGCAGGCCTCGCCGTTGTTGCCCAGGGAACCGAAGCGCAGCCCCTGCATCACCGCGGGCAGGTCGGCGTCGGCCAGGATGATGGCGGCAGACTTGCCGCCCAACTCCAGGCCAACCCGCTTGAGGTGCTCCCCGGCGATCGAGGCGATACGACGGCCGGCCCGGGTCGACCCAGTGAACGAGATCTTGTCAACGTCCGGGTGCGAGACGAGGTATTCGCTGGTCTCCCGGTCCGCCGGCAGAATGCTGAGCACGCCATCGGGCAGGCCGGCCTCGTGCCAGAGGTCGGCAAGCAACATCATGCTCAGCGAGTTCTCCGGGGAGACCTTCAGTACCACGGTGTTACCGGCCAGCAGCGCGGGCACCAGCTTGGCGGTGGCGGCGGAGAACGGCGAGTTCCACGGGATGACCGCGGCGACCACGCCGATCGCCTCGCGCCGAACGATGGTGTCGAAAGCCACCGTGGGATCGGAGGGCTCGACGACCTCTTCCCAGCCGAACTCCTCGGCCGCCTTCAGGTAGGCGTTGACCTGCCGGGTCAGGAAAGGCTGACCGGCCTTCGTGAACCAGCCGGCCGATCCGTTCTCGGCCGAGATCGCTGCCGCAATATCGTCGGCCCGCGCGGCGCGCAACGCGTCGTAGCGGCGGATGACCTCTTGGCGCTCCTCCGGCATCGTATGCGGCCACGGCCCGTTGTCGAACGCCGCACGGGCGGCGGCGACAGCCGCGTCCACATCGGCGTTGGCGGCCTGGGCCACCTGGCCGAGCACGGACTGGTCGTGCGGGGAGCGGATCTCCAGCAGCTTCGAACTGCTGGGCGTCATCCAGGTACCGCCGATGTAGAGCTTGTCGCGGACAATCATCAGTCACGTCTTTCTAGTGAGGGGAGGGAAATCGGGCATCAGGCGGTGGGGCGTGCGCCCTAGCTGATTGGGAAAGTTGGGGGGCGGACCATCTTGGCGACCGAGGTCTCGGCGAAGTCGCCGAGACCGTCGAGATCCGTGGATTGGCTCACCTCACGCCACGCGGCGTCCTCCGTGGCCCTGGCCTCGGCGATCAGCGGCGCGAGCCAGGCCGCGTCCGAGCCCAGGAGTAGCCGAACCGGCGGCTGCGGCTCCTCCGTGATCCGCAGGATCACACGCGCCATCTTTGCTGGATCGCCGCGCTGTACGTCCTGATTGTCACGGTACGTCCGTACGAAGGCGCCAACTGTCTCGTCGTACTCGTCCTGCATGGGCGGCACGGACATCGGGGCAGCCGCCCACGGCGTCCGAATGCCGCCCGGCTCGACCAGGGTGGCGTGGATGCCGATCGTCTCCACCTCGCGTGCGAGGATCTCCGTGAAACCGCCCAGCGCCCACTTGGCCGCCTGATATGCCGCCAGGCCGGCCTGGGCGCGTCGGCCGCCAATCGTCGAGACGTTCACGATGCTGCCGGAGCGCTGTGGGCGTAACACCGGCAGGGCGGCCCGCACCATGTTGACCGCACCGAAGAAATTGATCTCGACGGTCCGGCGGAACTCGTCCTCCGGCATGTCTTCAATCGAGCCGACGCTGCGGTATCCGGCGCTGTTCACCAGCACGTCGAGGCGGCCGAACTCGCTGACCGCGTACTGGACCGCCGTCCGTGCGTCAGCGCTGGAGGTCACGTCGACGGCGAGTACGCGCAACCGGTCCTGCTGTTGGTCCGGCACCGGCAGGACGTCGGTGGTCAAATCCGTCGCAAGCACGTTGTGCCCGGCCTGCAGCCCGACATCGACCAGGTGCCGACCCAGGCCTCCGCCCGCTCCGGTCACCAAGAGTGTCTTTGTCATTGCGTCTCACCCACACTTTCACGGAATTTCGGGGCACGGCTGCGCCCTCCACACCGAGCCGCGACAAGCGACCTGAGCGCATGCTCGGCCACGAACAGTCCGCAGGTCGCCGGGCTCTGGCGGTCAGGACTTAACCGGGTGGTCCGTGGAACGGCTGACCTCGGCCCACGTCCGGGCCTCCGTGTTGCGCTCCTCGCCCGAGTTCAACGCGATCTCCAGGGCGTCGCTACCGAGCAGCAGTCGGCGCGGGGGCTCCGGCACGTCGAGGATGTCGACGATCGCCTTGGCCATCCGGGCCGGGTCACCAGGCTCGTTGCCGGCGTAGGCCGCGAACCGTTCCAACCACGCGCCGACGGTCTGCTCGTAGCCCTCGCTGAGCTGGCCGGAGGCGGTCGCGGCCCCGGCGGCCCAACCGGTACGGATGCCGCCCGGCTCGACGATCGTCACCTTGATGCCCAGCGGGGCGACCTCGTTCGCCAGCACCTCGGAGAAGCCCTCGACGCCGAATTTCGCCGTCTGGTAGGCGCTGAGGCCTGGGGTGCCGCCGACCCGCCCGCCGATGGACGAGATCTGCACGATGTGTCCGGCGCGCTGGCGGCGCAGGACGGGCAGCGCCGCCCTGGTCACGTTGATGGTTCCGTACAGGTTTGCGTCGACCTGTGCCCGGAACTCATCCTCCGGGAAGTCCTCCACCGAACTGCTGGCGGCGTAACCGGCATTGTTGATCACCACGTCGAGGGAACCGAACTTGTCGACGGTCGCCGCGACCACGTCGCGGCACGCCTCAGGCGAGGTGACGTCCAGCAGCAGGGGCAGGAGTCGCTCCGGGTATTCCCGAGTCAGGTCCGTCAGCGAATGTGGGTTGCGCGAGGTCACCGCGACTCGATCGCCTGCCCCGAGTGCTGCCAGGGTGAGGGCCTTTCCGAGACCCTGGGAACCGCCGGTGATCAGCCATGTGCGTGCCATGGCACCTCCTTCTGTCTAGAACTGAACCCACTCGGATTCAGCCCGCCTGTGCCGCGAGATATGCGTGGTAGATCTTCACCTAACCACGACTTGACTGTAGCACTAACGGACTCGAACAGCTCCTCGGTGAGGAGGATCGTGAGGTTATCTACTACCACTGTTACGCTTGGAGCTATCATGAGAGCTGACGCCGCCCGCAACCTCGCTGCCGTCCTGCGCACCGGGGCCCGCCTGCTGGCGGAGGACCCGAGCACCTCGATCTCCGCCATAGCCAGCGCGGCGGGAGTGGACCGCACCACCGTTCACCGCCGCTTCGCCAATCGCGAAGCCCTGCTCAGCGCCGTCTTCCAGGCCAAGCTCGACTCGGCGGAGCGAGTCCTCGACGACTCGCGGCTTACGGAGGCTCCGGTAGCGGTCGCATTGCACCGCTACGTGGAAGGGATCATTCCGGTCAGCCGTGACTGGCCCGTCGACACGCGCCGCATGATGCGCGCGGATCCCGCCGCCGACAGACGACGTCAGCAGCAGAGTCAGCGACTGAATGACTTCCTCAAACGCGCTTCCGATGAGGGCTACCTTCGCCCCGACACCTCCCCGGCCTGGGCGCGGGCGGTCCTCAACCAACTGGTGGAGACCGCCGCCCATCACTTCCCCGAAACGGCTCCCCCACGGGCGGCCGACCTGGTCGTGGAGACCTTCCTCAACGGCCTCGGCCCGTCGTGACAACCGGGAGCCGCCACCGAAGTTCGGCCTCGGTCCGGGATCCCGCTTCTCCGGCACCAGGGGTCGGCGGTGTCACATTGACGGCTGATCTTGGTTGTTGCGGTGGGCCGCTTCCTCAATCGCCAGCGCCGCACCTGCGGCGGCGACACGACCTGGGATCGCGCCCAAGGCGACGGCGCAGCCGCAGCTCGATGCCCTCACTGTGACCCGCGAGAGCTCCACCGGCCCGGTGCACCGGCTTCGTCGGGAGCGTTTGCGTGTAGTTCGACCCGCGCTTCGGCGAGGTGGGCGGTCCGACCTGGCAGCCTGACAACGACACCAGCAGGTGGATCCGATTCTGCCTAAGCGCTCATCACCAACAAGCCCAACTGGTCCGACAACGCCTCGATCAGGCCGCGCAGCTCTGGGAACTGCTCGACACCTGGGTCCGACGCGCGGCGCTACCCGAGCGGGCGGTCAGCGCCCTCTACCTGGCCGCCACCGGCGGTCGAGTGCGCCGCACTGTCTATCAGCGCGATGAGAGCCTCACCGACGACCAAGCAACCCGCGACCTTCGCGCCCTCGCCCGGGCAGGCATGCTCGAACAACACGGCGAAACCCGAGGCAGGTTCTACCTCACCTCGCCGATACTGCGCGACCTCGCAGCCCCCGCGCTGCGCCCAAAGGAAATCATCGACCCGTACCGACGGTGAGCCGCAACTCCGGCACGCTCACCACCATGAATCTGCGACGTCTGCGCGCCGAAGAGACGCCATTTCCTGTCACCGAATTGGACAGATGCGGCCAATCCTAGCCGGACAGCCGCTTCCAAGATTTACCACATTTGGTTCTAAGTAATCCCAAATAGGACAGCCACCCTGTCCTATTTATCGTGATTTTCCACGAAGTTTGGTGTCCGAGGGGGGATCTGAACACATATTTAGAGCATCCACGCTTAGCGTGGGTGTTCATGCGCTTAACGTACCAGCTCGCGCGCCTGGTTCAAAGACGCGTCCCCATTGAGTGGCGCGTTGAGAAGCATATAGAGGCCGTGGCGATTAGCTTGCCGTCGCCGCCAAGTCGTTAAGGGCAGCGTTAATCACGGGCCAGCACATGCTGACTGTGTCTTGGTCAGGAGCATGGCCAATATTTACTTGCGCGTTGGGGTGAACAAGGTTGCGGTACTCGCGCAGGGTGGTGGCGAAACCGTGGACGTCGGCTTGAATCCACTCGTTGTCGTGGGCGGTCTGAAGGAGGTTGTGCAGATTCCACTTCTTGAGTGGTTCGCTCGAGCCGGGCAGGCGGGCCTTGACGGCGTCGAGCAGAACGCCTTCGAGGAGGCTGCCGAGCATGATGACGGCGCTAGAGTAGGCGCCGTTGCGGTCGCAGACCCGCGCCTCGTTGAGTCGGCTGTCGAGGATGGTGGCGAGGTCGGCGTCGCGGACGAGGTCGGCCATGGTCACGTGGAGCATGACGTCTGGTGACTGTTGCTCTTGGTCGGCTGGCTGTTTACACGGGCGGATGGCGGGTCGCCCCTGGCTATGGGCAACCTCGAACCCTTCTACGACCAGGATGCCGTTGAGCAGGTTGGTAACTTCGGCGGCCGCGAGGGGCTCGTTGCGGTGGATGTACTCGCGTCGGTCGGCGAGGCGGCACACGAGTGCGTCGATGGCACCGGGGGTGTTGCGCCGTTGGAGGAGTTGGCTAGTGAGCCAGTTGCGGCGTTGTTCTCCGTTGTATGGGGCGGCGTTGTCCCAGCCAGCCTGTTGAAGAAGTTTGGGTAGCTCGGCCCCGCGGCGGTAGACGGGGTAGTCGTCGCCGCCGCAGGCGATGCGGGCGATCTCGTCAAGGGTGTTGTCGTCGATGCCTTCGAGCACGCGGGTCTCCTAGAGTTCGTCTTCGTCGTCGGAGAGCGTGGTGGGTCTCCATTGCGGTTGCTGACGGGGTGCTGCGGGCAATGAGCGAGGCTCGATGCCTCGTTGCTTGAGTTGCTGCCACATCGGTTCGAGGGCTGCGTCACGGTCGTAGAGGTACTCGCTGTCGCGGATGCGGATGAACTGCCAGCCGGCGCGCCGTAGTTCTCGTTCGCGGTGTAGTTCCTGCTGGACTTGCTCTGGTTGTCGGGGCCGGGTGGGTGTGTCGCACTCGACGGCGAGTCGTCCGTTGTCGCCGACGATGACGAGGTCGATGGCGCGTTGGTCGACGGGGTGGTGCGGGACGACGGCGTAGCCGCGGCGGCGCAGTTCCAGGAAGACACGTTGCTGCAGGAGGCAGGTGAAGGGTTCGGTGCGGGTGTCGGGGGTGATGTCGTCGAGGTCGGGATCGATGGTGAGGGTCGCTGGGGGGTGGAGCATGTAGCTCAGTAGGGAGTGACGAAGGTCTGTGGGGTTGAGGCTGGTAGCGGGCACGGAGGTGAAGAGCCACAGTTGGTCGCGGGCGCGGCTGGCTGCGACGTTGTAGCGGCGCTGTTCAGTGCGGCTGGTGAGTGCTCTCCTGGCTTTGGTGACGACCATGGACAGCAGGATGATGTCGCGTTCGTCGCCTTGGAAGTCGGGTGGTTGGCCAACTCGGATCCGCCGGCGGCGGATGTCAGCTCGGTCGATGCGGTCGTTGAGTAGTTTCTCGAGGGTGTGTGTTTGTCTGCCGCTCTGCAGGGCGATGATGCCGATGCTCTTGTTGCGGCACATGGGGTCGTCGATGATTTTCTGGACATGGTCGATGATCGTGTTCGCCTCGACCTGATTGCGCAGAGTGGCTTTCTGGCCTTCCTCTGCGGCGCCATCGACGTATACAACCCGGAGCGGATCGAGGCGGTCGGCACCGAACTGGCGGAGCGGTATGAGTCTCTTGTCGTAGAACTGCTCGGAGGACCATCCGATGATTTCAGGCATGCAGCGGAAGTGTTCGGAGAGTCTGACCACGTCGGAGAAGCGGGAGGCTAGGAGTTCGTAGAGGTTGGAGCTCGGGAGGAAGCCGTTGCGGAGGTTCATGGGCATGTCAGCTAGGTGGCGGTCCAGACTCTCTTGAACGGCGTCTGAGTCGTTGTTTCGATAGTTGGCCCCGGGGGCGCATTGTTTTTCGTCACCGACGACGATGACGCGTGGTGCCAGCCATAGCAGGAAGAGGTTGTCGATACTGGCTTGGCTGGCTTCGTCAACGATGACGACGTCGAAGGTGTTGTGCTGCGGTGGGATGGTGTCGGTCACGGCTGACAGCGGCATGACCCAGGCGGGGACGGCCTGCTGGGCGTCCCTCATTGCATCGAACGCTGCCTTGAGGTAGCGGTCCTTGCTTTTGCCCTGTCCTCGGCCGTAGCTGCCCATGTTGGTCTTGTAGGACTGGAGGGCCTGTCGTTGCCGTTCGGTCATGCGTTCCAGGCAATGCCGCAGAGCCTGTTTCCCGGCGAGCTCGGCGGTGATGCGGTTGAGTGCCAGTTCAAGGTCGTCGATCTGTAGTTCGTGGATTTGCTCGGCGTTCGGCTGCCGGACGAGTTGGTAGTAGGTGGCTGCGACGCCCCAGGCCCACGCGGCTTCGATGTCGCCGAGGCGTTGAGCCCAGGTCGGGTCGTCGAGGTTGTCGGTTATCTGTTGAGCAAGCGTCGGGTGAGCGTCGGTCAGGATGCTGAGCAACGCGTCGCAGCGCTGTTGGAGGTCTTTGTCGTTCCTGGCGTGATCGAGGTTTGTGCGGGTGGCGGCGTAGCGGTCGATATCGCTGCTGGCTAGGGCAGCCGCGATGTCGGCGACTTCGGGTGCGACGTCAGGATTGCGGGACCATGCCTGCATGGTGCTGGTGAGTTCAGTCATGACGTCGGTTGCGTGCCGAGCCGCGGCGATGGTCTGTCGGTTGTGGCTGACGCGGACTAAAAGGTCCCAGTGGTCGGGGCTGCGTATCGCGAAGCGGATCTGGTGACGGCGCAACAGTTGCTCGATGGCGTCGCGGGCTGTGGTGAGGGCACGGAGCGCTGATGCGTTGTGCGAGATGTCATTGAGGTGCGCTACTCGTCGGCGTAGCGGCCCGTACACGGTCGGCACGCCGGCCGGTGCCCATGCCTCCAGAACGGCGCTGACAGCTGCCTCTGCCTGAAGGTGGGTGGTTAGCGCGGTCAGCTCTGCCACGGTGGCAGGTGGGGCACCGTCGACCGTGCAGGCTTGTAGCAGGTCGGTGGCTTCGAGTTGAGCTTTGGTCTGCCAGTAGCGTCGTAGGCGACCGCCTCTGGAAAGGTGCTTTCGCAGGCGCTTTGCTTGGCCGGTCAGGCGGGTGAGATTCACTGCGGTCAGGGGCATGGTGCCGAGGTCGATGTCGACACCGTTGAGGGTTCCCAGGGCGCGGACGTGAGGTTCAACGTCGCGTAGCTCGTTGAACAGTGCCTCCCAGTAGGCCGGGCTGCGCCTTGCCAGGAGCGCTTCGGCAGCAGTGCGGCGCCAGTCCGTGCCGTCCCAGTCGTTGATGGTGTCGGATAGGCCGCAGGTGGCGAGCGCATCGGCGGCGCCCTCGATGTGCCGCTGGATCCCCGCCAGCGTGGCGTCGTCGAGGGCTGCCAGTGACCAGGCTGTGGTGGTGCGATCGGGGCCCAGGGTCCGTTCGGCTTCAGTAATGGTCGCGACCATGGTCGCGATGTCGGCGGGGGGCGGAACCATGTCAGGGCCGGGAATCAGCTGTCGGACACGCGTGGAACGGTGTGGCGTGGCCAAGGTGAGTAGCTGCCACAGTTGTCGAGCTTGATCGTTGGACAACGGAGGGTCACCAGGGGCGCCGGCTGGTAGCGGTTCGATCCAGGTGTGCTGTTCGCGGCCTGCGTTGAGTTGCTCAACAATCTGCGCCAGCGTGCCACCGTAGCCGTGGGCAAAGGGGGGGTGCTGCGAGTACTCCTGCTCGCGGACGATCCGCAGGTCACGGATTGCCTGCTGGAGTGCGGTGGTGAGGTCCGAGCGCTGGTCACGAAGCTTGGTGATTTCTCGGCCGAGTTCGTCTGCGGTGACGGTCGAGGATAGTTCCGAGAGCGCGGTGATGCTCCGGTCGAGCTCGTCGGTCTCGGTCCGTTGCATGCCGGTCATGAGCACGCACAGTCGTCTCACCTCCTCGGGTAGCTTCTCGCGGAGCACTCGTAGCGCCTGATCCTTTTGGCTCGTGATCAGCAATCGCTGACCGTCTGCGAGTAGTGCGCAGATGAGGTTGGCAATCGTGTGGGTCTTGCCTGTGCCAGGAGGACCCTGCACGACGACGGTGGTGTCGTCGCTGAGTTTGGCCAGCACCCTGCGTTGCTCTCGGTTGCTGGCAAGCGGGAACAGTGGGTCCGCGCTGTTCACGGGTCGATCATGTTGGGTGTTGGTGAGCCAGGCGCGGCGTTGTGTGGGCTCGATGGGGGCCACGAGCTGCGCGAGCCCGAGGGGCGTGGGAACGCTCGGTTCCTGAAGGCTACCGGCGATGGCGTCGTAGACGCGTTCGAGTCCCTTGCGATTGCGGCGGCGCAGAAAGAGAGCAGGCGCCAGTGTCAGTTGTGCAGCGCCTGGCTCTTCATGAGACGGCGGACCCCACGGATCCTCGGTGAACGGCAGCGCACGATCCCACCGGCGGCGCTTCCACCGCTGCAACCAGTTCACCACCTCCGGCGAGAAGGGGCGTATCTGCACGTCGCCGTCGTACCACGGCGACCCAGATCCATTGGTGCGGTAGCCGTCTCGAGAGGTAAGGAAGTCCTGATCCTCGACCTTCATGCGTTCGTCGAGAGAGACGTGGACTTGCAGAGTGTCGGTGGCAGGATCGCCAACGATCGTCGCGCCCCAGATCAGGACGTGACGGCGGATATCCCAGCGACCGTCAATGCCGGAGCTGACAAGGCCGACGCCGAGGACCAACTCCTCGGTGTCGCCACGCTGCTGTACCTGCCGCTGAAGCCGTTCCAGGTGGGTGTAGGTCGCACGCTGCTCCCCCATGCGGCGTTCGTGCTCGGCCCATTTTGTCCACGCGGCAAGCCACCTCTCGTAGTCGCGTGTCAACTCATCCTGAGTCGCGGAGTCAGCTGGGTCTTCGTCGGCAGGAGCGGGGAGTCGCGGCGGAGGTGCGCTGGCGTTGCTGTAGTCCGTCGTGTCCAGTAATTCTCGGAGCGCCGCCGGGGGCATGGGCGGTTCTGGCGGTGGGGGGTAGGCGACCTGCATGACTACGGGCCCGTTGGACCTCGCCGCTTTCTGAGGTGGCGCGTGAAACCAGAAGGCATTCGAGTCATCGATAGCATCGCGGTCCTGGCGTTCACTGCTCTTGACCTGCGCAAGCAGGTGCGCCACAAGGCCTTGGGTCAGCCGTTTGACGGTCGGACTTGTCGGGGAAACGGGGTCCGGCACTGCGCCTCCTCTGGCTCGCCCAGCCCAACAGGATGCATGCAAACAGTCACAGCACGCAGCCTCGTGACAGATGAACGACACCAGTTAAGCCACCCGGTCCATGCCGCTGGCCTGGCTCACCGGGCGGTGTTCGGATGCTTACCCTTGATCTTGGGTGATGGGATACGGCGGCAATGGCAGGCGTCGTTGGGCGATCATCTTTGTCCCAGGGCTGACGACGCGCTATTGCGCGGGTCGCGCGTCGCTCATCTCGACCGTGATCAACCAGGTACGCTGCGGGCGTGGCTGTCCGGCGTCCCCCATACCTACTCCGGTTGAAGGTAGTCAACTTCCGGAGCCTTCGCGATGTCGAGGTTCACCTGAGGGCGCTGAACGTTCTCGTTGGCCCGAACGGCGCGGGGAAGTCAAACTTCCTCGACGTCATCGCGTTCCTTGGCGATGCCACCCGTGACGACCTGGCACCGGCGCTCGACCGCCGGGCAGGGTTCGATCGGGTGGTGTTTCGGGCTGCGAAGGGGTCTCGGCAGACGATCAGCATCGAAGTTGAGGCTGCGGTCACGAAGAACAGCTCCTTGAAGGCGACCGACACCTACACGCTCGAGTTCTCCTCCGACAAGCTCAAGTCAGGTCGCAGCGAGAGGGAACGGTACTACCTGCGGCGCGCGGAGAGCTTCGCGTTCAAACGGACCGCTGGCCCTGGCCGACGCATCACGGTCAAGGGTGGCCTAATCACGTTCCACAAGCCGGAAGGTGGGGAAGACACCGCGAGTCTGCGGGAAGGATCCCTCGGCTTGTCCACACTGCCGAAGCTCAGCCCCGAGGACGGCGGCGAGCAGGTGGAGGCGCTGGCGAACCTGTTCGCCGGCTTCCGCGTGTTCGACGTTGACGTCGCTGCCGCGCGCCGCCCGTCGCAGGAACGCGCAAGTGAGCGTCTGCACAACGACGCGAGTAACCTCGCCGCGTTCCTCGCGTTCCTTGCCGAGCGACATGCCGACCGGTTCGACGCTCTGCAACGCGACGCCCGTGCGTTCATTCCCGGTCTCGACCGTCTGGAATTCACCGCGATCGGTGGAGCCGGTGAAGGAACGGTCCTCACCCTGGTCGAGCGAGGCCTGTCCGGGGCCACCACGCTGCAAGAGGCCTCCTATGGATCCATCCGCGCCTTGGCGCTGCTCGCGCTGCTCTACGATCCGTCTCCCCCACGACTGACATGCATCGAAGAGATCGACCACGGGTTGCACCCGCACATCCTTGACCGGCTCGTCGAACTGTTGCGCGAAGCGTCCAGCCGCACGCAGTTTCTAATCGCCACTCACTCCCCCGCGCTGGTGAATCGGCTGACGCCGGACGAGCTCATCGTGTGCGAGCGGGGAGATGATGCCGCGTCGAGGATCCCTGCGATCGACCCGGAGGCCGTGAAGGCCATGGAGCAGGAGCTCAACGGCGAGCTTGGACTGGGCGAGCTGTGGTTCTCCGGCGCTCTCGGGGGCTGCCCGGAATGACGGCGAAGCGGGGTGAGCATCGCTCGGTAGTGGTGATCCTCGGCGAAGACGACAACGACCGCAAGACGATTCAGATCTTGGTGGCCGCGCTGCGCACCGACATCCCTCGCGGGTCCCTGAAGCCGCTGCGCAAGCCAATGTCGCTGGTGCGTAACGTCCCCTTGCAGCGGCTGCCGAGCCAATCGAGCAAAGCTGCGGCCCTGCTGCGGGCCGTAGATGTCAACACACCGATCCGCGCGGTCCTCATGCACGAGGACGCCGACGAGGTGGAGCCAGCGCACGAGAAGCTGATCACGAAGATCGAGGACAGCCACCGGTCCTTGCGGTGGCCCGTCCTTGCGGTCGTGCCGGCATGGGAGATGGAGACGTGGTGGTTCCTGTTCCCCGACGCGGTACACGCGATCCGCCCTACCTGGCGCCGCCCGGACCAGTTCGCCGGACGGGACGTCGGCAAGATCCGTAACGCCAAGGAAGAACTCAAGAAGGCAGTCACACCACCGGGCGCGCGGCCATCGTTCCAGACCTACACGGAGGCCGACAGCATCGCGATCGCCGAGAAGATCGTGACCCTCGGTCAGCTGACGGCCCCCTGGTTCGCCCGTAGCGCCAGCTGGGAGACGTTCCTCGACAAGGTCAAGCAGTTGTAGGCAGCGTCGTTCGTCGCCGGTTCGCTTGGCGCGCCGATTACCCGCATCAGACAGCACAGCAACGAGGCGTCGGCTGGCCTCTCTGCCTTCGTC contains these protein-coding regions:
- a CDS encoding AAA family ATPase, with the protein product MKVVNFRSLRDVEVHLRALNVLVGPNGAGKSNFLDVIAFLGDATRDDLAPALDRRAGFDRVVFRAAKGSRQTISIEVEAAVTKNSSLKATDTYTLEFSSDKLKSGRSERERYYLRRAESFAFKRTAGPGRRITVKGGLITFHKPEGGEDTASLREGSLGLSTLPKLSPEDGGEQVEALANLFAGFRVFDVDVAAARRPSQERASERLHNDASNLAAFLAFLAERHADRFDALQRDARAFIPGLDRLEFTAIGGAGEGTVLTLVERGLSGATTLQEASYGSIRALALLALLYDPSPPRLTCIEEIDHGLHPHILDRLVELLREASSRTQFLIATHSPALVNRLTPDELIVCERGDDAASRIPAIDPEAVKAMEQELNGELGLGELWFSGALGGCPE
- a CDS encoding AAA domain-containing protein; protein product: MPDPVSPTSPTVKRLTQGLVAHLLAQVKSSERQDRDAIDDSNAFWFHAPPQKAARSNGPVVMQVAYPPPPEPPMPPAALRELLDTTDYSNASAPPPRLPAPADEDPADSATQDELTRDYERWLAAWTKWAEHERRMGEQRATYTHLERLQRQVQQRGDTEELVLGVGLVSSGIDGRWDIRRHVLIWGATIVGDPATDTLQVHVSLDERMKVEDQDFLTSRDGYRTNGSGSPWYDGDVQIRPFSPEVVNWLQRWKRRRWDRALPFTEDPWGPPSHEEPGAAQLTLAPALFLRRRNRKGLERVYDAIAGSLQEPSVPTPLGLAQLVAPIEPTQRRAWLTNTQHDRPVNSADPLFPLASNREQRRVLAKLSDDTTVVVQGPPGTGKTHTIANLICALLADGQRLLITSQKDQALRVLREKLPEEVRRLCVLMTGMQRTETDELDRSITALSELSSTVTADELGREITKLRDQRSDLTTALQQAIRDLRIVREQEYSQHPPFAHGYGGTLAQIVEQLNAGREQHTWIEPLPAGAPGDPPLSNDQARQLWQLLTLATPHRSTRVRQLIPGPDMVPPPADIATMVATITEAERTLGPDRTTTAWSLAALDDATLAGIQRHIEGAADALATCGLSDTINDWDGTDWRRTAAEALLARRSPAYWEALFNELRDVEPHVRALGTLNGVDIDLGTMPLTAVNLTRLTGQAKRLRKHLSRGGRLRRYWQTKAQLEATDLLQACTVDGAPPATVAELTALTTHLQAEAAVSAVLEAWAPAGVPTVYGPLRRRVAHLNDISHNASALRALTTARDAIEQLLRRHQIRFAIRSPDHWDLLVRVSHNRQTIAAARHATDVMTELTSTMQAWSRNPDVAPEVADIAAALASSDIDRYAATRTNLDHARNDKDLQQRCDALLSILTDAHPTLAQQITDNLDDPTWAQRLGDIEAAWAWGVAATYYQLVRQPNAEQIHELQIDDLELALNRITAELAGKQALRHCLERMTERQRQALQSYKTNMGSYGRGQGKSKDRYLKAAFDAMRDAQQAVPAWVMPLSAVTDTIPPQHNTFDVVIVDEASQASIDNLFLLWLAPRVIVVGDEKQCAPGANYRNNDSDAVQESLDRHLADMPMNLRNGFLPSSNLYELLASRFSDVVRLSEHFRCMPEIIGWSSEQFYDKRLIPLRQFGADRLDPLRVVYVDGAAEEGQKATLRNQVEANTIIDHVQKIIDDPMCRNKSIGIIALQSGRQTHTLEKLLNDRIDRADIRRRRIRVGQPPDFQGDERDIILLSMVVTKARRALTSRTEQRRYNVAASRARDQLWLFTSVPATSLNPTDLRHSLLSYMLHPPATLTIDPDLDDITPDTRTEPFTCLLQQRVFLELRRRGYAVVPHHPVDQRAIDLVIVGDNGRLAVECDTPTRPRQPEQVQQELHRERELRRAGWQFIRIRDSEYLYDRDAALEPMWQQLKQRGIEPRSLPAAPRQQPQWRPTTLSDDEDEL